Proteins encoded in a region of the Homo sapiens chromosome 20, GRCh38.p14 Primary Assembly genome:
- the SAMD10 gene encoding sterile alpha motif domain-containing protein 10: MFTELRSKLSPPRGRAGAVRAGFGERRDVDATAHFSFCRTLLEHTVSAESIPCHLPRTPGTSLTWHDSRSQRAASSRPIKLLQQPGTDTPQGRLYSDHYGLYHTSPSLGGLTRPVVLWSQQDVCKWLKKHCPHNYLVYVEAFSQHAITGRALLRLNAEKLQRMGLAQEAQRQEVLQQVLRLQVREEGRSLQLLSQASFGKMS, translated from the exons ATGTTCACCGAGCTGAGGTCCAAGCTGAGCCCCCCGCGTGGCCGCGCCGGGGCCGTGCGCGCGGGCTTCGGGGAGCGCCGGGATGTGGACG CCACTGCCCACTTCAGCTTCTGCCGGACCCTCCTGGAGCACACGGTGTCAGCTGAGAGCATCCCCTGCCACTTGCCTCGGACACCTGGCACCAGCCTCACGTGGCATGACTCCCGCAGCCAGAGGGCGGCCAGCAGCAGGCCAATCAAGCTCCTGCAGCAGCCCGGCACAGACACCCCCCAG GGCCGGCTGTACTCTGACCACTATGGCCTGTACCATACAAGCCCCTCGCTGGGTGGCCTGACCCGGCCCGTGGTCCTGTGGAGTCAGCAGGACGTCTGCAAGTGGCTCAAGAAGCACTGTCCCCACAACTACCTCGTCTACGTGGAGGCCTTCTCCCAGCATGCCATCACCG GCCGGGCACTGCTGCGGCTGAATGCGGAGAAGCTGCAGCGGATGGGGCTGGCCCAGGAGGCCCAGAGGCAGGAGGTGCTGCAGCAGGTGCTCCGCCTGCAGGTGCGTGAGGAGGGGCGGAGCCTGCAGCTGCTCAGCCAAG CTTCCTTCGGGAAAATGTCCTAG
- the SAMD10 gene encoding sterile alpha motif domain-containing protein 10 isoform X3: MWTIPYRAFIHSFIDNECGVPLCNQTWIKTPASPDSATAHFSFCRTLLEHTVSAESIPCHLPRTPGTSLTWHDSRSQRAASSRPIKLLQQPGTDTPQGRLYSDHYGLYHTSPSLGGLTRPVVLWSQQDVCKWLKKHCPHNYLVYVEAFSQHAITGRALLRLNAEKLQRMGLAQEAQRQEVLQQVLRLQVREEGRSLQLLSQASFGKMS, encoded by the exons ATGTGGACG ATACCATACAgagccttcattcattcattcattgacaaTGAATGTGGGGTGCCCCTCTGTAACCAGACCTGGATCAAGACGCCTGCCTCCCCAGACTCAG CCACTGCCCACTTCAGCTTCTGCCGGACCCTCCTGGAGCACACGGTGTCAGCTGAGAGCATCCCCTGCCACTTGCCTCGGACACCTGGCACCAGCCTCACGTGGCATGACTCCCGCAGCCAGAGGGCGGCCAGCAGCAGGCCAATCAAGCTCCTGCAGCAGCCCGGCACAGACACCCCCCAG GGCCGGCTGTACTCTGACCACTATGGCCTGTACCATACAAGCCCCTCGCTGGGTGGCCTGACCCGGCCCGTGGTCCTGTGGAGTCAGCAGGACGTCTGCAAGTGGCTCAAGAAGCACTGTCCCCACAACTACCTCGTCTACGTGGAGGCCTTCTCCCAGCATGCCATCACCG GCCGGGCACTGCTGCGGCTGAATGCGGAGAAGCTGCAGCGGATGGGGCTGGCCCAGGAGGCCCAGAGGCAGGAGGTGCTGCAGCAGGTGCTCCGCCTGCAGGTGCGTGAGGAGGGGCGGAGCCTGCAGCTGCTCAGCCAAG CTTCCTTCGGGAAAATGTCCTAG
- the SAMD10 gene encoding sterile alpha motif domain-containing protein 10 isoform X1, translating to MFTVGWAVSKSQAGFSGEAGAYLKASKDVGDRGKCVGGVDLPLVLAPIPYRAFIHSFIDNECGVPLCNQTWIKTPASPDSATAHFSFCRTLLEHTVSAESIPCHLPRTPGTSLTWHDSRSQRAASSRPIKLLQQPGTDTPQGRLYSDHYGLYHTSPSLGGLTRPVVLWSQQDVCKWLKKHCPHNYLVYVEAFSQHAITGRALLRLNAEKLQRMGLAQEAQRQEVLQQVLRLQVREEGRSLQLLSQASFGKMS from the exons ATGTTCACAGTGGGGTGGGCGGTAAGCAAGAGTCAAGCTGGTTTCTCCGGGGAAGCGGGTGCCTATTTGAAGGCGAGTAAAGACGTAGGAGACCGAGGAAAGTGTGTGGGAGGCGTTGACCTGCCCCTTGTCCTGGCCCCG ATACCATACAgagccttcattcattcattcattgacaaTGAATGTGGGGTGCCCCTCTGTAACCAGACCTGGATCAAGACGCCTGCCTCCCCAGACTCAG CCACTGCCCACTTCAGCTTCTGCCGGACCCTCCTGGAGCACACGGTGTCAGCTGAGAGCATCCCCTGCCACTTGCCTCGGACACCTGGCACCAGCCTCACGTGGCATGACTCCCGCAGCCAGAGGGCGGCCAGCAGCAGGCCAATCAAGCTCCTGCAGCAGCCCGGCACAGACACCCCCCAG GGCCGGCTGTACTCTGACCACTATGGCCTGTACCATACAAGCCCCTCGCTGGGTGGCCTGACCCGGCCCGTGGTCCTGTGGAGTCAGCAGGACGTCTGCAAGTGGCTCAAGAAGCACTGTCCCCACAACTACCTCGTCTACGTGGAGGCCTTCTCCCAGCATGCCATCACCG GCCGGGCACTGCTGCGGCTGAATGCGGAGAAGCTGCAGCGGATGGGGCTGGCCCAGGAGGCCCAGAGGCAGGAGGTGCTGCAGCAGGTGCTCCGCCTGCAGGTGCGTGAGGAGGGGCGGAGCCTGCAGCTGCTCAGCCAAG CTTCCTTCGGGAAAATGTCCTAG
- the SAMD10 gene encoding sterile alpha motif domain-containing protein 10 isoform X2 produces MFTELRSKLSPPRGRAGAVRAGFGERRDVDGSVHLQIPYRAFIHSFIDNECGVPLCNQTWIKTPASPDSATAHFSFCRTLLEHTVSAESIPCHLPRTPGTSLTWHDSRSQRAASSRPIKLLQQPGTDTPQGRLYSDHYGLYHTSPSLGGLTRPVVLWSQQDVCKWLKKHCPHNYLVYVEAFSQHAITGRALLRLNAEKLQRMGLAQEAQRQEVLQQVLRLQVREEGRSLQLLSQASFGKMS; encoded by the exons ATGTTCACCGAGCTGAGGTCCAAGCTGAGCCCCCCGCGTGGCCGCGCCGGGGCCGTGCGCGCGGGCTTCGGGGAGCGCCGGGATGTGGACG GCTCTGTTCACTTGCAGATACCATACAgagccttcattcattcattcattgacaaTGAATGTGGGGTGCCCCTCTGTAACCAGACCTGGATCAAGACGCCTGCCTCCCCAGACTCAG CCACTGCCCACTTCAGCTTCTGCCGGACCCTCCTGGAGCACACGGTGTCAGCTGAGAGCATCCCCTGCCACTTGCCTCGGACACCTGGCACCAGCCTCACGTGGCATGACTCCCGCAGCCAGAGGGCGGCCAGCAGCAGGCCAATCAAGCTCCTGCAGCAGCCCGGCACAGACACCCCCCAG GGCCGGCTGTACTCTGACCACTATGGCCTGTACCATACAAGCCCCTCGCTGGGTGGCCTGACCCGGCCCGTGGTCCTGTGGAGTCAGCAGGACGTCTGCAAGTGGCTCAAGAAGCACTGTCCCCACAACTACCTCGTCTACGTGGAGGCCTTCTCCCAGCATGCCATCACCG GCCGGGCACTGCTGCGGCTGAATGCGGAGAAGCTGCAGCGGATGGGGCTGGCCCAGGAGGCCCAGAGGCAGGAGGTGCTGCAGCAGGTGCTCCGCCTGCAGGTGCGTGAGGAGGGGCGGAGCCTGCAGCTGCTCAGCCAAG CTTCCTTCGGGAAAATGTCCTAG